In Rickettsiella endosymbiont of Aleochara curtula, one genomic interval encodes:
- a CDS encoding phosphoheptose isomerase: MNLIARIKTHFSESIRTKSDAAETLPEIILAASELFVKCLLNNNKILVCGNGGSAADSQHFASEMINRFETERPSLPAIALTTDTSTITSIANDYSYSEIFAKQIRALGQAGDILLIISTSGNSENILKACEAAQSRDLRIIALTGKEGGSLAGLLSSTDIEIRVQGTSTARIQETHLLIIHCLCDLIDKQLFG, from the coding sequence ATGAATCTAATAGCACGTATTAAGACCCATTTTTCTGAGAGCATACGCACAAAATCGGATGCTGCGGAAACATTGCCTGAAATTATTTTGGCGGCCAGTGAGCTATTCGTTAAATGTCTCTTAAATAATAATAAAATTCTGGTTTGTGGTAACGGTGGTTCTGCGGCAGATTCACAACATTTTGCCTCTGAAATGATCAACCGTTTTGAGACCGAACGTCCGAGTCTACCCGCGATTGCTTTAACTACCGACACTTCAACCATCACTTCGATTGCGAATGACTATAGCTACAGTGAAATTTTTGCTAAGCAAATTAGAGCTTTAGGACAAGCCGGCGATATTTTATTAATTATTTCAACCAGCGGTAATTCGGAGAACATATTAAAAGCCTGTGAAGCCGCTCAAAGTCGAGATCTAAGAATTATCGCGCTCACCGGCAAAGAAGGCGGCTCTTTAGCTGGGCTGTTGAGTTCCACTGATATTGAAATTCGCGTTCAAGGCACCTCGACTGCGCGCATACAAGAAACACATTTACTCATTATCCATTGTTTGTGTGATCTAATCGATAAGCAATTGTTCGGTTGA
- a CDS encoding YraN family protein translates to MMPSIDTKKLGQQIEGLVCDYLRRQKLKLIARNYRCRLGEIDLIMQDQSTLVFIEVRYRQHGNFGSSLESVTLIKQHKIIKTAEYYLLSHQLFEEMACRFDVVGVKPSTEKLANISKLDPAQVEWIKNAFSR, encoded by the coding sequence ATGATGCCATCTATCGATACAAAAAAATTAGGCCAGCAAATTGAAGGTTTAGTTTGTGATTATTTACGACGGCAAAAACTTAAATTAATTGCGCGTAATTATCGGTGTCGCTTGGGTGAAATCGATTTGATTATGCAGGATCAATCCACATTAGTCTTTATAGAAGTTCGTTATCGACAGCATGGTAACTTTGGCAGTAGCTTAGAATCAGTCACTTTAATTAAACAACATAAAATCATCAAAACTGCAGAATATTACTTATTATCGCACCAGTTATTTGAAGAAATGGCTTGTCGATTTGATGTCGTCGGCGTCAAACCGAGCACAGAAAAACTAGCCAATATTTCCAAACTAGACCCAGCTCAAGTAGAATGGATAAAAAACGCATTCTCTAGGTAG
- a CDS encoding penicillin-binding protein activator gives MSFSLMNRLCLSLGFLLISLGLTACASNSSHVPNPVLSNNQNPAFSTSSTLSNNVMQTIALLLPLQGPLANIGVSVKQGFLAAAEENGSSPRIILVDTSVESSIQAAYTQAIAKNAQIIVGPLLKPQVQSIAGLQTRIPILALNYLNSDISTPSELYQFGLSPLDEAQQAINHAWKNGKRSALIMTANGNWGSQIGEAFAQQWQALGGTVVGQLTLSENPADITKQMRHFLHFKPPHDRRTDFDVIFLASSPQIGRQVKPLLKFFYAGDIPVYATASIYSGIPGSQRLDKDLNQIIFCAAPWSLANSSIEPNLYQQLKSASPERFSRNSKYYALGIDAFHIIQQLGRLNQSQQQTLQGATGMLSLNSQHRIARQLPCAQFRNGNLVPID, from the coding sequence GTGTCTTTTTCATTGATGAATCGATTATGTTTAAGCCTAGGCTTTTTATTGATAAGCTTAGGTCTTACTGCTTGTGCTAGCAATTCTAGCCATGTGCCTAATCCAGTCTTATCGAACAATCAAAATCCTGCATTTTCAACCTCATCAACTCTTAGTAATAATGTAATGCAAACCATTGCCTTACTGCTGCCCCTACAAGGACCTTTAGCTAATATTGGAGTATCCGTAAAACAAGGCTTCTTGGCTGCCGCTGAAGAAAATGGATCTTCACCACGTATTATCCTCGTAGACACCAGTGTTGAATCTTCGATACAAGCCGCTTATACCCAAGCCATAGCAAAAAATGCGCAAATAATTGTCGGTCCATTACTCAAGCCTCAAGTACAAAGCATAGCCGGTTTGCAAACTAGAATTCCTATTTTAGCGCTGAACTATTTAAATTCTGATATTAGTACACCCTCTGAGTTATACCAATTTGGTTTATCGCCTCTCGACGAAGCACAACAAGCTATTAACCATGCCTGGAAAAATGGTAAACGTTCTGCACTCATCATGACTGCCAATGGCAATTGGGGATCTCAGATAGGCGAAGCGTTTGCACAACAATGGCAAGCATTAGGGGGAACCGTTGTCGGTCAACTCACCTTGTCGGAAAATCCTGCTGATATAACCAAGCAAATGCGTCATTTTCTGCATTTTAAACCTCCGCACGACAGACGCACAGACTTTGATGTCATTTTCTTAGCCAGTAGTCCGCAAATCGGTCGCCAAGTGAAACCTTTACTAAAATTCTTTTATGCCGGTGATATACCGGTTTATGCGACTGCATCGATTTATAGTGGCATACCCGGATCCCAGCGGTTGGATAAAGACCTGAATCAAATAATCTTCTGTGCTGCCCCATGGTCGCTCGCTAACAGCAGCATAGAGCCTAATCTATACCAACAATTAAAATCAGCCTCACCAGAGCGCTTTAGTCGCAACAGTAAGTATTACGCTTTAGGTATCGATGCGTTTCATATTATTCAGCAACTAGGACGTTTAAATCAGTCCCAACAACAAACACTGCAAGGCGCCACAGGAATGCTTTCATTAAATAGTCAACATCGCATCGCTCGCCAATTACCTTGCGCACAATTTCGTAATGGGAATTTAGTCCCTATCGATTAA
- a CDS encoding Smr/MutS family protein — protein MNKSPPPDKEDLEFFRAAMLGVKRTKSVHIKPRSKKNISALKKEKLIHLKEEQPVSLILLDPVGLIVGSEDRLFFNRPGLQHKRIKQLTGGDISQSAYLDLHQMSVEQARRAVLNFLLHSREHSYNCVRIIHGKGKLTQSGAKLKNHVNCWLRQIPWVLAFSSAQARDGGAGALYVLLRRIRHAK, from the coding sequence ATGAATAAATCTCCTCCGCCGGATAAAGAGGATCTTGAGTTTTTTAGAGCAGCGATGCTAGGTGTAAAGCGAACCAAGTCAGTTCACATAAAACCCAGGTCAAAAAAAAATATTTCGGCGTTAAAAAAAGAAAAATTAATTCACCTAAAAGAGGAGCAGCCAGTTTCCCTTATTCTACTTGACCCAGTTGGATTAATAGTAGGATCTGAAGATCGATTATTTTTTAATCGGCCAGGTTTACAACATAAACGTATTAAACAATTAACAGGCGGTGATATATCCCAATCAGCTTATCTAGATTTACATCAAATGAGCGTAGAGCAGGCACGCAGGGCAGTGCTCAATTTTTTGTTACACAGTCGCGAACATAGTTATAACTGTGTTCGCATCATTCATGGGAAAGGAAAGCTCACACAATCAGGAGCCAAACTGAAAAACCATGTCAATTGCTGGTTAAGGCAAATTCCATGGGTATTGGCTTTCTCGTCTGCGCAAGCACGAGATGGTGGGGCCGGGGCACTTTACGTCCTATTACGTAGAATTCGTCACGCGAAATGA
- the uvrD gene encoding DNA helicase II, whose amino-acid sequence MSNPNHPLLESLNEAQQQVVAASQSHLLVLAGAGSGKTRVLVHRIAWLINEENISPHNILAVTFTNKAAGEMRQRLETLLDIPIRMMWVGTFHGLAHRLLRQHWEAAGLPQAFQILDSDDQYRVIKRILVSLNLDEAQWAPKKVQWFINQQKDEGIRPSQVPNANDPYTKTLVRIYQAYEEICTRNGVIDFAELILRSYELFIKNPDILQHYQERFRHILVDEFQDTNTIQYAWLKLLSSGKNYLMIVGDDDQSIYGWRGARVKNIQDFTRDFPDNQVIRLEQNYRSTGVILAASNALITHNDGRLGKKLWSNGGQGDLISLYGAFNDLDEARFIVNQIKQGLKKELRPNEVAVLYRSNAQSRVLEEALIQSQIPYRIYGGLRFFERAEIKDALAYLRLIANRNDDPAFERVVNTPTRGIGDQTLQSLRLEARSQGISLWQAAEHLLTNQTLAARAANALTLFIQLIGKMDEDTKTLTLAEQTEQVLYSSGLFSHYQKEKGERGQARIENLEELINATRQFVPEDNSIAILSAFLAHVALEAGEHQANDQQECVQLMTLHSAKGLEFPWVFLCGMEEGLFPHHMSHEEPGRLEEERRLCYVGMTRAMRKLFLSYAEVRRLHGTESHHRPSRFISEIPKELLEEVRLRTSVIRPTQILKPAKNSARDAIGDTGLRIGQTVTHAAFGEGTLIDAEGRGEHMRLQVKFNNAGTKWLVASYAKLTAK is encoded by the coding sequence ATGTCTAACCCTAATCATCCCTTACTAGAATCTTTAAATGAGGCGCAACAACAAGTCGTTGCTGCCTCGCAAAGCCATTTGTTGGTTTTAGCCGGCGCAGGTAGCGGAAAGACGCGTGTGTTAGTCCATCGCATTGCCTGGCTAATCAATGAAGAAAACATATCTCCACATAATATTCTTGCTGTAACTTTTACTAATAAAGCAGCTGGAGAAATGCGCCAACGCTTAGAAACTTTACTCGATATCCCAATCCGAATGATGTGGGTAGGTACGTTTCACGGGCTAGCTCATCGCTTATTACGTCAACATTGGGAAGCTGCTGGTTTACCACAAGCGTTTCAAATATTAGATAGTGATGATCAGTATCGCGTCATTAAACGAATTTTAGTGAGTCTAAATCTTGATGAAGCGCAATGGGCACCAAAAAAAGTGCAATGGTTTATTAATCAACAAAAAGATGAGGGAATTAGACCTAGTCAAGTACCTAATGCGAATGATCCCTATACTAAAACCTTAGTTCGCATTTACCAGGCTTACGAAGAAATATGCACTCGGAACGGTGTAATCGATTTTGCAGAATTGATTTTACGTAGCTATGAACTTTTTATTAAAAACCCAGATATTTTGCAGCATTATCAAGAACGTTTTCGACATATTTTAGTTGATGAGTTTCAAGATACTAACACTATACAGTACGCTTGGTTAAAATTATTAAGTAGTGGGAAAAACTATTTAATGATAGTTGGTGATGATGACCAGTCGATTTATGGATGGCGTGGCGCGCGCGTAAAAAACATTCAAGATTTTACACGCGATTTTCCAGATAATCAGGTGATCCGACTCGAACAAAACTATCGTTCCACCGGAGTCATTTTAGCCGCTTCCAATGCTTTAATTACACACAATGATGGCCGTTTAGGTAAAAAACTTTGGAGTAATGGTGGACAAGGTGATCTGATCTCACTTTACGGTGCGTTTAACGATTTAGATGAAGCACGATTTATTGTCAATCAAATTAAGCAAGGCTTAAAAAAAGAACTACGGCCAAATGAAGTGGCTGTTTTATATCGATCCAATGCTCAATCACGTGTACTTGAAGAAGCCTTAATTCAATCACAAATTCCTTATCGTATCTATGGCGGACTCCGCTTCTTTGAACGCGCTGAAATCAAAGATGCCTTAGCATACTTACGTTTAATTGCTAATCGTAATGATGATCCGGCTTTCGAGCGCGTAGTCAATACTCCAACACGTGGTATTGGTGATCAAACCTTACAAAGCTTACGCTTGGAAGCCCGCTCACAAGGTATTTCTTTATGGCAAGCCGCTGAACATTTATTAACTAATCAAACCTTAGCCGCGCGTGCAGCCAATGCATTAACACTTTTCATCCAGTTGATCGGCAAAATGGATGAAGACACTAAGACCTTAACGCTGGCAGAACAAACCGAACAAGTTCTGTATAGCAGTGGTTTGTTTAGTCATTACCAAAAAGAAAAAGGCGAACGCGGTCAAGCCCGCATCGAAAATCTCGAAGAATTAATCAATGCTACCAGACAATTTGTTCCTGAAGACAATAGTATTGCTATTTTGTCTGCCTTTCTTGCGCATGTTGCCTTGGAAGCGGGTGAGCATCAAGCCAATGACCAACAAGAATGCGTACAGCTAATGACCTTGCATTCTGCTAAAGGCTTAGAATTTCCCTGGGTATTTTTATGTGGGATGGAAGAAGGATTGTTCCCACATCATATGTCCCATGAAGAACCCGGTCGCTTAGAAGAGGAGCGACGACTCTGTTATGTGGGAATGACGCGTGCCATGCGCAAGTTATTTCTTAGCTATGCTGAAGTCAGGCGTTTACATGGCACCGAAAGTCATCATCGCCCTTCTCGATTTATTTCAGAAATCCCCAAAGAGCTGTTAGAAGAAGTTCGTTTGCGTACTTCTGTTATTAGGCCTACGCAAATATTAAAACCCGCAAAAAATTCCGCTCGTGATGCGATAGGTGATACTGGATTACGTATAGGACAAACCGTCACGCACGCTGCTTTTGGCGAAGGAACACTGATCGATGCTGAGGGGCGCGGCGAACATATGCGTTTACAGGTTAAATTTAACAACGCCGGTACGAAATGGTTGGTGGCAAGTTATGCCAAACTAACCGCTAAATAA
- a CDS encoding ABC transporter substrate-binding protein, with protein MQIQKKFIILMIFLLFTRTVAAKPLTLILDWLVNPDHAAIFVAKEQGFFAREGVQVNIIAPSNPDDGPKLVAAGHADLAVSYQPQLVVQAAKGLPLIRVASLIKQPLNCLIVKKNGPIHQLADLKGKCIAYTSHVEGTMMLSGLLEKAHLTINDVQTINVQYDLTQALLSDRVDAVINVMRNVEPLQLQFAHQPVKIFPVELAAIPTYDELIIIANKNKLSDPRLTKFLTALDKATHYLLNNPEKSWKIFVKNHPALNNALNHQIWQTTLPYIAQHPLSFDKKAYANFTLFLQHKHILSQALTIDDYATELVH; from the coding sequence ATGCAAATACAAAAAAAATTTATTATTTTAATGATCTTTTTGTTATTCACTCGCACTGTCGCGGCTAAACCATTAACGTTAATCCTAGATTGGTTAGTTAATCCCGATCACGCAGCAATTTTTGTAGCAAAAGAACAAGGGTTTTTTGCTCGCGAAGGCGTACAGGTTAATATTATTGCGCCGAGTAATCCGGATGATGGTCCTAAACTAGTAGCGGCAGGGCATGCAGATTTGGCTGTTAGTTATCAACCACAATTGGTGGTACAAGCCGCAAAAGGCCTGCCGTTAATACGCGTAGCCAGTTTAATAAAACAACCTTTAAACTGTTTGATTGTAAAAAAAAATGGGCCCATTCATCAGCTTGCCGATCTGAAAGGAAAATGTATCGCCTATACATCCCATGTTGAAGGAACGATGATGTTAAGTGGCTTATTAGAAAAAGCACATTTAACGATAAACGATGTACAAACCATTAATGTGCAATATGATTTAACGCAAGCGTTACTAAGCGATCGCGTCGATGCCGTGATTAATGTGATGCGTAACGTAGAGCCTTTACAATTACAATTTGCTCATCAGCCGGTAAAAATCTTTCCTGTCGAGTTAGCTGCGATTCCAACTTATGATGAACTCATTATCATTGCCAATAAAAATAAATTATCTGATCCTCGCCTTACTAAATTTTTAACTGCTCTCGACAAAGCAACCCACTACTTACTCAATAATCCAGAAAAAAGCTGGAAAATATTTGTAAAAAACCATCCTGCTTTAAACAATGCATTAAATCATCAAATTTGGCAAACTACTTTACCTTATATTGCACAGCATCCGCTTAGTTTCGATAAAAAAGCTTATGCGAACTTTACCTTGTTTCTTCAACATAAACATATCTTATCTCAAGCTTTAACCATTGATGATTATGCAACAGAATTAGTCCATTAG
- a CDS encoding ABC transporter permease: protein MYPFVVLRNQFINGVTQLQNLLSSSWTSKITANKQLFFRIYPLFFHKFCIPIWFIIIWECLIHILQLPNYILPTPFEVLKSLIDHAALITSETLPTLVEILLGLFFGVILGVTIALSMSLFRPLHNFLLPLLLASQALPVFAIAPLLVLWFGYGVIAKIITTTFMLFFPITNNFLDGLKQTPKNYLNMAEMMNSSRWQILLQIRIPAALPNLASGIRLATTMAPLGAIVGEWVGSNQGLGFLLLNANAQMQIDLMFAVLLVIFFLGILLYYLVDTLIKLALPWTLLPSH from the coding sequence ATGTATCCATTTGTTGTTTTACGTAATCAGTTCATCAATGGTGTTACTCAGCTACAAAATTTACTCTCGTCCTCATGGACTTCAAAAATAACTGCCAACAAACAATTATTTTTCAGAATATATCCCTTATTTTTTCATAAATTTTGCATTCCCATTTGGTTTATTATCATTTGGGAATGTTTGATTCATATTTTACAACTTCCCAATTATATATTACCCACTCCTTTTGAAGTTTTAAAAAGTCTTATTGATCACGCCGCATTAATTACATCAGAGACTTTACCAACGCTGGTCGAAATTCTCTTAGGCTTATTTTTTGGAGTTATATTAGGTGTAACTATCGCGCTCAGTATGAGTTTATTTAGGCCATTGCATAACTTCCTACTCCCATTATTATTGGCCAGCCAAGCTCTACCTGTATTTGCCATTGCTCCCCTATTGGTACTTTGGTTTGGTTATGGAGTGATCGCTAAGATTATCACCACCACTTTTATGTTATTTTTTCCTATTACCAATAATTTTCTCGATGGCTTAAAGCAAACGCCGAAAAATTATTTAAATATGGCTGAGATGATGAATAGTAGTCGTTGGCAAATTCTCCTTCAAATCCGTATCCCTGCCGCATTACCTAATCTTGCCTCTGGCATCCGGCTTGCAACAACTATGGCCCCCTTAGGGGCGATTGTTGGAGAATGGGTTGGTTCTAATCAAGGCTTAGGTTTTTTATTGTTAAATGCTAACGCGCAGATGCAAATTGATCTCATGTTTGCCGTATTGCTGGTTATATTTTTTCTAGGAATTTTACTTTATTACCTGGTTGATACTTTAATCAAGCTGGCTCTGCCATGGACATTATTACCTTCCCATTGA
- a CDS encoding ABC transporter ATP-binding protein translates to MFKSPTVLVSNASLRYQDKILFDQLNFHLAAGQTTCLLGKSGIGKSRFLQLIAGLNTPRAHVSTCDQKGVFGRLTYMPQTNTLLPWLNILNNVVLGYRLRHSKPPPYAQAGELLKQLGLGDTLNKYPAQLSGGMQQRVALARVLLEKRPIVLMDEPFSALDTITRYQLQELTAQALKNHTVLLVTHDPLEALRLGHHIAIMSGEPAKINYINCELNDSPPRSLNNPKLLQWQAKLLHHLSAGA, encoded by the coding sequence ATGTTTAAATCACCCACTGTGTTGGTAAGTAACGCAAGTTTGCGCTACCAAGATAAAATTCTATTTGACCAGTTAAATTTCCATTTGGCGGCAGGACAAACCACTTGCCTATTGGGTAAAAGCGGTATTGGCAAAAGTCGTTTTCTACAACTAATTGCCGGATTAAACACCCCACGTGCACATGTCAGCACTTGCGATCAAAAAGGCGTGTTCGGCCGGCTAACTTACATGCCACAAACGAATACTTTATTACCTTGGCTAAATATTTTAAATAACGTGGTATTGGGTTACCGCCTACGACATAGCAAGCCTCCCCCTTACGCACAAGCTGGTGAATTATTAAAGCAACTAGGATTAGGTGACACCTTAAATAAATATCCAGCTCAATTATCCGGTGGGATGCAACAACGCGTTGCTTTAGCACGCGTACTCTTAGAAAAGCGGCCTATAGTATTAATGGACGAACCTTTTTCTGCCTTAGATACGATCACTCGATATCAACTACAAGAACTCACGGCGCAGGCTTTGAAAAATCATACCGTATTATTAGTCACGCATGATCCATTAGAAGCTCTACGTTTAGGACATCATATTGCGATCATGTCCGGTGAACCTGCAAAAATAAACTATATAAACTGCGAACTGAATGACTCGCCACCCCGATCACTTAATAATCCCAAATTATTACAATGGCAAGCCAAGCTTTTGCATCATCTATCTGCAGGAGCTTAA
- a CDS encoding TlpA disulfide reductase family protein produces the protein MRKIFQLVLFTSILLSVSTLAWGASIVRDLNLSNYNGKWVVVSYWATWCGYCMGEIPELNAFYRAHADQVAMFGFNYDDPGNLQQHIQRSGVIFPTLVNDPKANFGIRGISGLPTTLVIGPNGRLRHVLEGPQTKRSLERAVGL, from the coding sequence ATGCGTAAAATTTTTCAATTAGTGCTATTTACTAGCATTTTATTGAGTGTATCTACCCTAGCATGGGGAGCCAGCATAGTGAGGGATCTTAACCTTTCTAATTATAATGGTAAATGGGTGGTCGTGAGTTATTGGGCAACGTGGTGTGGATATTGCATGGGCGAAATACCTGAGTTAAATGCATTTTATCGAGCACATGCTGACCAGGTTGCCATGTTTGGGTTTAATTATGATGATCCAGGTAACTTGCAACAACATATACAACGAAGTGGCGTTATATTCCCTACTTTAGTGAATGATCCCAAAGCAAATTTTGGAATACGCGGTATATCGGGCTTGCCCACTACGCTTGTCATTGGTCCTAATGGCCGATTGAGACATGTATTAGAAGGGCCTCAAACCAAACGCAGTTTAGAAAGAGCTGTTGGTTTGTAA
- a CDS encoding penicillin-binding protein 1A → MKRSNHFLRNFFLMLLSLFITLMVIGSLLYIYLDKQLPDVEELKSVQLPIPMRIYTSDGQPIAEFGELHRNLVRLNEVPNLMVKAFLATEDQRFLEHHGVDFYGLLRAAGEVLLTGSKVQGGSTITMQVARNFYLSREKTFLRKFTEILLSLKIEREFTKEQILELYLNKIFLGNRAYGIAAAAQVYFNKTLNQLTLPEMATIAGLPKAPSAINPIVNPIAAKQRRDHVLLRMYELGYISKAAYETAIATPMLTHAQTDTGGMIKAPYVAEMVRDMMYKSFGEDIYLKGYNVYTTINSAQQIAADKALRTSLLAYDKRHEYRKPEKNIAPLDANKVTHTLNALHRVASINGLQAAIVISVTDQAITALLVDNQMIFIPWQGVAWTMPSLDITNLNPPPEVLKNKVHVGDVIRVQLAQNNTWELSQIPKVQGALVALNPQTGAITALVGGFDYNLSKFNRVVQAERQPGSGFKPFIYAAALAKGYTLANVFNDAPLVFDIPGRDEPWRPQNDNHIFSGPTRLRIALAKSINLISVRLLQAIDVPYVLTYVKRFGFNQKKLPRNLSLALGTGEVTPLELARAYSVFANGGFRITPYLIDHITDEQGQILYKAEPKIACEACLRGEIEPPLTDEKDSPYAPQVIPADIAFLTTSALKDVIRYGTGSQARVLNRTDLAGKTGTTSDYVDTWFTGFNSNLVATVWIGFDQPSSVQEYGAKAALPMWIDFMRVALKGQAEKTMPQPADIVTASIDPVTGNLLPNGTPGSILEYFRKDDLTRISTQEDTTPFNAIDNPGEVPVDNNNAETQAQTESPASEKPDNNAISSEPVF, encoded by the coding sequence ATGAAACGATCGAATCATTTTCTCCGTAATTTTTTTTTGATGCTGTTAAGCCTTTTTATCACACTTATGGTGATAGGGAGCTTGCTTTATATTTATCTTGATAAACAACTCCCCGATGTTGAAGAATTAAAGTCGGTACAACTTCCTATCCCCATGCGGATTTACACCAGTGATGGGCAACCTATCGCTGAATTTGGAGAATTACATCGAAATCTTGTTAGATTGAATGAAGTCCCCAATCTAATGGTTAAAGCCTTTTTAGCAACCGAAGATCAACGCTTCTTGGAACATCATGGTGTTGATTTTTACGGTTTATTGCGAGCAGCAGGTGAAGTGTTACTCACAGGCAGTAAAGTACAAGGAGGAAGTACTATTACCATGCAAGTTGCGCGTAATTTTTATCTCTCTCGAGAAAAAACTTTTTTAAGAAAATTTACTGAAATTTTACTTTCTTTAAAAATCGAACGTGAATTTACTAAAGAACAAATCCTAGAACTTTATCTTAATAAGATTTTCCTTGGAAATCGTGCTTATGGTATCGCTGCTGCTGCACAGGTTTATTTTAATAAAACACTCAATCAACTCACGCTACCGGAAATGGCAACTATTGCGGGCTTACCAAAAGCTCCTTCAGCCATCAACCCCATCGTCAATCCTATTGCTGCAAAACAACGCCGCGATCATGTTTTATTGCGTATGTATGAGTTGGGTTATATCTCTAAAGCGGCTTATGAAACCGCTATCGCCACCCCTATGTTGACGCATGCACAAACGGATACGGGAGGAATGATCAAAGCGCCTTATGTCGCTGAAATGGTACGTGACATGATGTACAAAAGCTTTGGCGAGGATATTTATTTAAAAGGGTATAATGTTTATACCACGATCAATTCGGCGCAACAAATTGCCGCTGATAAAGCCTTACGGACTAGCTTATTAGCCTACGACAAAAGACATGAATACAGGAAGCCAGAAAAAAATATTGCTCCTTTAGATGCAAATAAAGTCACCCATACTTTAAATGCATTGCATCGAGTGGCTTCCATCAATGGTTTACAAGCAGCTATTGTTATTTCCGTGACTGATCAAGCTATTACTGCTCTTTTAGTCGATAATCAAATGATTTTTATTCCCTGGCAAGGTGTGGCGTGGACCATGCCTAGCCTTGACATAACTAATTTAAATCCGCCTCCTGAAGTCTTGAAGAATAAAGTTCATGTAGGCGATGTTATTCGTGTCCAGTTAGCGCAGAATAATACCTGGGAATTATCGCAAATTCCTAAAGTACAAGGCGCTTTAGTCGCATTAAATCCGCAAACGGGTGCTATTACCGCATTAGTCGGTGGCTTTGATTATAATTTAAGTAAATTTAATCGTGTCGTTCAAGCAGAACGACAGCCTGGATCGGGATTCAAACCCTTTATTTATGCAGCTGCTTTGGCTAAAGGTTATACGCTAGCAAATGTTTTTAATGATGCTCCGCTGGTATTTGATATACCCGGTCGCGATGAACCTTGGCGCCCACAAAATGACAATCATATTTTCAGTGGCCCGACGCGTTTACGCATTGCCTTAGCTAAATCCATCAACCTAATATCTGTTCGCTTATTACAAGCCATCGATGTCCCCTATGTATTAACATATGTAAAAAGATTTGGTTTTAATCAAAAAAAATTACCCCGCAATCTCTCCCTAGCACTTGGAACCGGTGAAGTCACTCCTCTAGAATTAGCTCGAGCATATTCAGTATTTGCCAATGGTGGCTTCCGAATAACTCCCTATTTAATTGATCATATTACCGATGAACAAGGTCAAATCTTGTATAAAGCAGAACCAAAAATAGCCTGTGAAGCTTGTTTGCGTGGAGAAATTGAACCTCCATTAACAGATGAAAAAGATAGCCCTTATGCGCCGCAAGTTATTCCTGCTGATATCGCTTTCCTCACCACGTCGGCTTTAAAAGATGTCATTCGGTATGGCACAGGCTCACAGGCGAGAGTGTTGAATCGAACTGATCTGGCTGGGAAAACCGGTACAACCAGTGATTATGTTGATACTTGGTTTACTGGATTTAACAGTAATTTAGTGGCGACTGTTTGGATAGGCTTTGATCAACCGAGTTCTGTGCAAGAATATGGTGCGAAGGCAGCTTTACCGATGTGGATTGATTTCATGCGCGTCGCATTAAAAGGCCAGGCTGAAAAAACTATGCCGCAACCCGCTGATATTGTAACGGCAAGTATCGATCCCGTTACCGGCAATCTATTACCTAACGGAACACCCGGCTCTATCTTAGAATATTTTCGCAAAGATGATTTAACTAGAATATCAACCCAAGAAGATACAACACCATTCAATGCGATTGATAATCCTGGTGAGGTCCCTGTAGATAACAATAATGCAGAAACTCAGGCACAAACTGAATCTCCAGCATCGGAAAAACCAGATAATAATGCGATAAGCAGTGAACCGGTTTTTTAA